The proteins below are encoded in one region of candidate division WOR-3 bacterium:
- the recN gene encoding DNA repair protein RecN: protein MLSELRIRNYALIEDLTVQFSPGLNVLSGETGAGKSIIIGALSLLLGDKPDADMIRAGADTAQVEGRFDAGKQLAAECTALGIPLTEDGALLLRRRAERSGRGAAYANDSGITIAALQRLGDRLVDLHGQHQHQLLLKPEIHLDILDEYAGLSSERDGFAERFHAFDEKSAELARLDQQLAERRSRQELTEFQLKELGGAAVKSGELAGLSRERELLQSAERRFTLARQLEELLSEQEGSIIGLLGIAGKTLNELAELDPGLAERRALLSEARAGADDLWRELVRYRESIEFSPERMEEVNSRLFLIEKLERKYGLRADELASLEARLRAELDSIELGASHREEMVAELSALRQDLMARADALSRKRGRARTELEKRLSTEFEALGLGKAVLSVSIGRVLDPDGVHQRGNERFRMTPAGVDTAEFLFSANPGEELRPLRKVASGGELSRIMLALKSALTRARDMTEMSDISDRVPSGGVATLVFDEIDVGIGGKVAEAVGKRLARLGKNHQVICITHLPQIAKYAERHLLVAKSVRGNRTLTSIRTLDPDSRVEELARMTSGATVTKASLAHAREMLESTGSLRE from the coding sequence ATGCTCTCCGAACTTAGAATCCGCAACTACGCCCTGATTGAAGACCTCACGGTCCAGTTCAGCCCCGGTCTGAACGTACTCTCGGGCGAGACCGGAGCCGGCAAGTCTATCATCATCGGCGCGCTATCGCTTCTGCTCGGCGACAAGCCGGACGCGGACATGATCCGCGCCGGTGCAGATACCGCCCAGGTCGAGGGCCGGTTTGACGCTGGCAAGCAACTGGCCGCTGAGTGCACCGCCCTCGGCATTCCGCTGACCGAAGATGGGGCTCTGCTCCTGCGCCGTCGTGCCGAGCGCAGCGGCCGCGGGGCAGCCTACGCCAACGACTCCGGCATCACCATCGCCGCGCTGCAGAGACTCGGTGACCGGCTCGTGGATTTGCACGGCCAGCACCAGCACCAACTGCTGCTGAAACCTGAAATTCACCTCGACATTCTCGATGAGTACGCCGGGCTCAGTTCCGAACGCGATGGCTTCGCCGAGCGGTTCCACGCCTTCGACGAGAAGTCGGCAGAACTCGCCCGGCTCGACCAGCAGCTCGCCGAACGCAGATCCCGGCAGGAACTGACCGAGTTCCAGTTGAAGGAGTTGGGCGGTGCGGCAGTGAAGTCCGGTGAGCTTGCCGGGCTGAGCCGCGAACGGGAACTGCTGCAGAGTGCCGAGCGGAGGTTCACCCTTGCCCGGCAGCTTGAAGAACTGCTTTCAGAACAGGAGGGTTCAATCATCGGCCTGCTCGGGATCGCCGGCAAGACCCTGAACGAACTCGCGGAACTGGACCCGGGCCTGGCCGAGCGCCGCGCCCTGCTCAGCGAGGCTCGCGCCGGCGCCGACGATCTGTGGCGCGAACTTGTCCGCTATCGAGAGTCGATAGAATTCTCGCCGGAGCGAATGGAGGAGGTCAACTCGCGCCTGTTCCTGATCGAGAAGCTGGAACGCAAGTACGGGCTTCGCGCCGACGAACTCGCCTCCCTCGAAGCCAGACTGAGGGCCGAGCTCGACTCAATCGAGCTTGGCGCCTCGCACCGGGAAGAGATGGTCGCGGAACTGTCCGCGCTCAGGCAGGATTTGATGGCGCGCGCGGATGCGCTCTCCCGCAAGCGCGGCCGGGCCCGGACCGAGCTCGAGAAACGGCTGAGCACGGAGTTCGAGGCTCTGGGACTCGGCAAAGCCGTGCTCTCCGTCAGCATCGGGCGCGTTCTCGACCCGGACGGCGTCCACCAACGCGGCAACGAGCGCTTCCGGATGACGCCGGCCGGCGTTGATACTGCTGAGTTCCTCTTCTCCGCGAACCCGGGCGAGGAGCTGCGTCCCTTGCGCAAGGTCGCCTCGGGCGGCGAGCTCTCGCGCATCATGCTCGCCCTGAAGAGCGCGCTCACCCGAGCGCGGGACATGACGGAAATGTCCGACATTTCGGATCGTGTCCCAAGCGGAGGAGTTGCGACACTCGTATTTGACGAAATAGACGTCGGCATCGGCGGCAAGGTCGCTGAGGCCGTCGGCAAACGCCTCGCCCGGCTCGGCAAGAACCACCAGGTCATCTGCATCACGCACCTGCCCCAGATCGCGAAGTACGCCGAACGCCATCTACTCGTCGCCAAGTCGGTCCGCGGCAACCGGACCCTGACGTCAATACGAACGCTCGACCCTGACTCCCGGGTAGAAGAACTCGCCCGCATGACCAGCGGCGCGACGGTCACCAAGGCCAGCCTTGCCCACGCCCGCGAGATGCTCGAATCCACCGGCTCTCTTCGAGAATAG
- the thiC gene encoding phosphomethylpyrimidine synthase ThiC, translating into MKQASQRPAWLTKVAAQEQVSPELIAKHCAEGKVTILRSRHRRIAPLAVGKGMTVKVNANIGTSPDASDLKNELAKLGAAVAAGADTVMDLSVGGDVDEVRAAVVAESPIPVGTVPVYQTALDARRRGKSFVDASAREMLAGVEKHLRDGVDFVTVHCGITRQNVEILTKARRVCGVVSRGGSMTIEWMRRNRKENPLYEYYDELLAMARDHGAALSIGDGLRPGALADATDTAQVAELLTIGELVARARAAGVQAMVEGPGHVPLDQIEANVKLEKAVCDGAPFYLLGPLVTDVGCGYDHITGAIGGALAAWHGADFLCYVTPSEHLGLPTIEDVRQGVVASRIAAHAADVARHHPGAVLWDLKVSKARAALDWKGMIAGCVDPQRAQAVFSAARSHTEGACTMCGEFCAIRRMAPPGTSPKRARRRGRTRR; encoded by the coding sequence ATGAAGCAAGCAAGCCAGAGGCCGGCCTGGCTCACCAAGGTCGCGGCGCAGGAGCAGGTCAGCCCCGAGCTGATTGCGAAGCACTGCGCCGAGGGCAAGGTGACGATCCTCCGTTCCAGGCACCGGCGTATCGCACCGCTGGCAGTCGGCAAGGGCATGACCGTGAAAGTCAATGCCAACATCGGTACTTCACCAGACGCCAGCGACCTGAAGAATGAGCTGGCTAAACTGGGCGCGGCAGTCGCAGCCGGTGCGGACACCGTCATGGACCTGTCGGTAGGCGGAGATGTCGATGAGGTGCGCGCGGCCGTAGTTGCCGAGTCGCCGATTCCAGTCGGAACCGTGCCCGTGTACCAGACGGCGCTTGATGCCCGTCGTCGGGGCAAGTCTTTTGTCGACGCCAGCGCCCGGGAGATGCTCGCCGGGGTGGAAAAACACCTGCGCGACGGAGTCGATTTCGTCACGGTCCATTGCGGCATTACCCGGCAGAACGTGGAAATCCTAACCAAGGCCCGCCGGGTATGCGGAGTCGTCAGCCGCGGCGGATCGATGACCATCGAGTGGATGCGGCGTAACCGCAAAGAGAACCCCCTCTACGAGTACTACGACGAGCTGCTCGCGATGGCTCGCGACCACGGTGCCGCGCTCTCTATCGGGGACGGGCTGCGTCCGGGAGCCCTGGCGGACGCAACCGATACCGCACAGGTAGCGGAGCTTCTGACAATCGGCGAACTCGTTGCGCGGGCCCGGGCCGCCGGTGTGCAGGCGATGGTCGAGGGGCCGGGACACGTCCCGTTGGACCAGATCGAGGCCAACGTCAAGCTGGAGAAGGCCGTCTGTGACGGGGCGCCTTTCTACCTTCTCGGTCCTCTGGTGACCGACGTCGGGTGCGGTTACGACCACATCACGGGCGCAATCGGCGGCGCCCTGGCAGCCTGGCACGGGGCGGACTTCCTCTGCTACGTGACGCCCTCTGAGCATCTCGGACTGCCGACCATCGAAGACGTGCGGCAGGGAGTTGTTGCTTCGAGGATTGCCGCCCATGCCGCGGATGTGGCACGCCATCATCCGGGCGCGGTCCTTTGGGACCTGAAGGTGTCCAAAGCCCGGGCCGCGTTGGACTGGAAGGGAATGATCGCCGGCTGCGTTGACCCGCAGCGCGCCCAGGCTGTGTTTTCGGCCGCCCGCTCACATACCGAGGGCGCCTGTACGATGTGCGGGGAGTTCTGTGCGATCCGTCGCATGGCGCCGCCCGGCACGAGTCCGAAGCGGGCCCGACGCAGGGGTAGAACACGAAGATGA
- a CDS encoding methionine adenosyltransferase, translating to MRTTFTSESVTEGHPDKVCDRISDAVLDEVLRQDPHGRVACETFVTVGMVLVGGEITTHAWVDLPRLVRGVLRDIGYVTAQSGLSCDSCAVLNAIGKQSPDIKQGVDTGGAGDQGVMFGYACKETDELMPLPMVLSHKLAQRLAYVRKHGTLPYLRPDGKSQVTVVYDNGLPVRVDSVVIAAQHDESILDKTGHHITKSARQELIDTVARHVVPVQYIDRNTKFYVNETGKFVVGGPQSDTGMTGRKIIVDTYGGRIAHGGGAFSGKDPSKVDRSATYMARYIAKNCVAAGLCKEIVVRLAYVIGVAEPTDVSVDTFGTGLIEDEKLVRLIRDVFPLRPREMIRHLNLLKPIYQATSAYGHFGREPQVKKAGKQTWEFFNWEKTDKTAELRRALK from the coding sequence ATGCGCACAACTTTCACTTCCGAGTCGGTGACCGAGGGCCATCCGGACAAGGTCTGTGACCGGATTTCGGATGCGGTGCTGGATGAGGTCCTGCGCCAGGACCCGCATGGCCGGGTAGCCTGTGAGACGTTTGTCACCGTCGGCATGGTGCTGGTCGGCGGTGAGATCACGACCCATGCATGGGTCGACCTGCCGCGGCTGGTTCGAGGCGTGCTCCGCGATATCGGCTATGTTACGGCGCAGAGCGGTCTTTCCTGCGATAGCTGCGCGGTATTGAATGCCATTGGCAAGCAGTCTCCCGATATCAAGCAGGGCGTTGATACCGGTGGGGCAGGAGATCAGGGCGTGATGTTCGGCTACGCCTGCAAGGAGACCGACGAGTTGATGCCGCTCCCGATGGTGCTGTCGCACAAGCTCGCCCAACGCCTCGCCTACGTGCGCAAGCATGGTACCCTGCCCTATCTCCGCCCGGACGGGAAGTCCCAGGTAACGGTTGTGTACGACAACGGCCTGCCGGTGCGAGTGGACAGCGTCGTCATCGCGGCCCAGCACGACGAGTCGATTCTCGACAAGACCGGCCACCACATCACCAAGTCGGCAAGGCAGGAACTCATTGATACCGTGGCGCGACACGTGGTACCTGTCCAGTACATCGACCGGAACACCAAGTTCTACGTCAACGAGACCGGTAAATTCGTGGTCGGCGGTCCGCAGTCCGACACAGGGATGACCGGCCGCAAGATAATCGTCGATACCTACGGCGGTAGGATCGCTCACGGCGGTGGCGCGTTCTCGGGTAAGGATCCCAGCAAGGTGGACCGTTCGGCGACGTACATGGCACGGTACATCGCCAAGAACTGCGTGGCTGCGGGGCTCTGCAAGGAGATCGTCGTCCGTCTGGCCTACGTTATCGGGGTGGCGGAGCCTACCGACGTGTCGGTCGACACCTTCGGCACCGGCTTGATAGAAGACGAGAAACTGGTGAGACTGATTCGAGACGTTTTTCCGCTGAGACCCAGGGAGATGATCCGTCACCTGAATCTGCTGAAGCCGATATACCAGGCTACGTCCGCCTACGGCCACTTCGGCCGCGAACCACAGGTGAAGAAGGCTGGCAAGCAGACGTGGGAGTTCTTCAACTGGGAAAAGACCGACAAGACCGCTGAGTTGCGCCGGGCGCTCAAGTGA
- a CDS encoding adenosylhomocysteinase translates to MDCDVRDLSLARTGKTKIEWAGRFMPVLAEIRKRFERQLPLKGVKMSCCLHVTSETANLILTLKAGGADVRLCASNPLSTQDAVAASLARDYRIPVFAVNGEDRTTYFRHIEQALSHGPVITTDDGADLISTLHKEKGKRLASVLGGTEETTTGVIRLRSMEKDGVLAFPVVAVNDSETKFMFDNRYGTGQSSLDGILRATNVLFAGSTLVVCGYGWCGRGVASRAKGLGADVIVTEVNPVRALEARMDGFRVMRLIEACKTGDVFITVTGDINVVDRQHLLAMKDGAIVCNSGHFDAEINKAALDEMAKSRRELRPSCIEYTLSNGRRLILLAEGRLVNLAAAEGHPAMVMDMSFANQALAAEYILGSKGKLQNRVYKLPEELDRSIAEVKLRTLGIKIDKLTAEQAAYISSWQHGT, encoded by the coding sequence ATGGATTGTGATGTCAGGGATCTGAGTCTGGCCAGGACGGGAAAGACGAAGATTGAATGGGCCGGGCGGTTCATGCCGGTCCTGGCTGAGATCAGGAAGCGATTCGAGAGGCAGCTTCCCCTCAAGGGCGTGAAGATGAGCTGCTGCCTGCACGTTACCTCGGAGACCGCGAACCTGATCCTGACGCTCAAGGCCGGCGGCGCGGACGTGCGTCTATGCGCGTCAAATCCGCTCTCGACTCAGGACGCGGTGGCAGCTTCGCTCGCGAGGGACTACCGCATCCCGGTATTCGCGGTGAATGGCGAGGACCGGACTACCTATTTCCGGCACATCGAGCAGGCGCTCTCGCACGGGCCGGTGATTACTACCGACGACGGCGCTGACCTGATATCGACGCTGCACAAGGAGAAGGGGAAGCGGCTCGCATCCGTCCTCGGTGGCACCGAAGAGACGACGACCGGCGTTATCCGCCTGCGCAGCATGGAGAAGGATGGAGTTCTCGCATTCCCCGTAGTCGCGGTCAACGATTCAGAAACCAAGTTCATGTTCGACAACCGCTACGGAACCGGCCAGTCGTCGCTTGATGGCATCCTGCGGGCAACAAATGTGCTCTTCGCCGGCTCGACGCTCGTGGTGTGCGGCTACGGCTGGTGCGGCCGCGGTGTCGCGTCCCGTGCGAAGGGTCTGGGCGCGGACGTCATCGTGACCGAGGTGAACCCGGTGCGAGCGCTGGAAGCGCGGATGGACGGGTTCCGGGTGATGCGACTCATCGAGGCCTGCAAGACGGGGGATGTGTTCATAACTGTGACGGGTGACATCAACGTAGTTGACCGGCAGCACCTGCTGGCGATGAAGGATGGTGCCATAGTCTGTAACTCCGGCCACTTCGACGCAGAGATCAACAAAGCCGCCTTGGACGAGATGGCTAAGTCGAGACGCGAACTGCGTCCGTCATGTATCGAGTACACGCTCAGCAACGGCCGCAGGCTGATTCTCCTGGCCGAGGGCAGACTCGTGAACCTGGCCGCGGCCGAAGGCCACCCGGCGATGGTGATGGACATGTCATTCGCCAACCAGGCTCTGGCCGCCGAGTACATCCTGGGGAGCAAAGGCAAGCTGCAGAACCGTGTCTACAAGCTGCCTGAGGAGCTCGACAGGAGTATCGCCGAGGTCAAGCTAAGGACGCTCGGGATCAAGATAGACAAGCTGACTGCCGAGCAGGCCGCATACATATCTTCTTGGCAGCACGGAACATAG
- a CDS encoding GWxTD domain-containing protein: protein MWFVPFLLLSALSLQGDLKLTLEQYSYPVDDSATMLEISYEIPNTSLAFLREGSDFAARYQIGVQASDKRRDVVAGDLWQGVVRTQGYGPTVARDSVEAGTVRLVVPSRALDVRVEVNDLGSERSALARFGIERSSGGITARLYRSGKPVAVRKYQIGDTLVAVAEATSHQDRMDSCRFVLKRDRHVVTGATVQTTMKEVPAASGSSEEVRLARPEARFEYIVGDSAGMARLGGGSYVLEVTGFGAARELHATVGFRIEVPFFLDDSAYLQRVEQLVYVAGSEDLRRLRLVSRSERQREWSDFWKQKAQSPIKGRYVTEAEYFERIEYAQQQFGHGDRGYSSDRGHVYVIYGSPDQVESRPFDIDSPAVEIWYYYQTNKEFYFIDKFGAGQYVLRNREEL from the coding sequence ATGTGGTTTGTGCCGTTTCTGCTCCTGTCCGCGCTTTCGCTGCAAGGGGACCTCAAGTTGACATTGGAGCAGTACTCCTACCCGGTCGATGATTCTGCTACGATGCTTGAGATATCTTACGAGATACCCAATACTTCCCTCGCATTCCTGCGGGAGGGCAGCGACTTTGCCGCCCGCTACCAGATTGGCGTTCAAGCGTCCGACAAGCGAAGAGATGTGGTGGCCGGAGACCTCTGGCAAGGAGTGGTGCGGACGCAGGGCTACGGCCCGACCGTGGCTCGTGATTCGGTCGAGGCCGGGACGGTGAGGTTGGTCGTGCCCAGCAGGGCACTTGACGTGCGGGTCGAAGTCAACGATCTCGGAAGCGAACGGTCGGCGCTGGCCAGGTTTGGGATTGAGCGGTCTAGCGGCGGTATCACCGCAAGGCTCTACCGCTCGGGCAAGCCGGTCGCGGTGCGCAAGTACCAGATCGGTGACACGCTGGTGGCGGTGGCCGAAGCGACCAGTCACCAGGATCGGATGGACAGCTGCAGGTTTGTGCTGAAGCGCGACCGGCACGTTGTGACCGGCGCGACTGTCCAAACGACTATGAAGGAAGTTCCGGCCGCGAGTGGAAGCAGCGAAGAGGTTCGACTCGCGAGGCCGGAGGCGCGGTTCGAGTACATAGTCGGGGATTCGGCTGGCATGGCGCGCCTGGGAGGCGGCAGTTACGTGCTGGAGGTCACTGGATTCGGCGCGGCGCGGGAACTGCACGCGACGGTGGGATTTCGAATCGAGGTTCCGTTCTTTCTGGATGATTCCGCGTACCTGCAGCGGGTAGAGCAGCTGGTGTACGTGGCAGGAAGCGAGGACCTGAGACGCCTCCGCCTGGTGTCGCGCAGCGAGCGGCAGCGGGAGTGGAGCGATTTCTGGAAGCAGAAGGCACAGTCTCCGATCAAAGGGCGTTACGTGACCGAGGCTGAGTATTTCGAGCGGATAGAGTATGCGCAGCAGCAGTTCGGGCACGGAGACCGGGGGTACTCCAGCGACCGTGGTCACGTCTACGTGATCTACGGATCGCCCGACCAGGTCGAGTCGCGGCCATTCGACATCGATTCGCCGGCTGTCGAGATCTGGTACTACTACCAGACCAATAAAGAGTTCTACTTCATAGACAAGTTCGGAGCAGGGCAGTACGTCCTGCGGAACCGCGAGGAACTTTGA
- a CDS encoding alanine--glyoxylate aminotransferase family protein, protein MVRPKYKLYTPGPVDVPQEFLKELASGLVYHREASFAAIYESVRSGLQKMMLTKGEVHVLTASGTGAMEAAVSNLISPDEKVLVATAGRFGERWREINLRFGAFVDELSRPYGESIPPEELERRLLANDSARCVFTTLTETSTGVLHDVRAFGEICHRLNRILVVDAVAGLGADELRMDDWHVDVVVGGSQKGLAVPPGVSFVALSQRAAERVDRARAPRYYFDLRIARRYAAKGQTSWTPAISIIYALDLSLKRLNRTGMQKYWKAHREIGDLMRAKATALGLELFPKRASNSLTVMKMPQGVDGVKVVDICKKRDKILLANGQGDMRGKIVRIGHMGPVTKVEMAKVFGCFQRALKQVRGRAKK, encoded by the coding sequence ATGGTTAGACCCAAGTACAAACTCTACACACCCGGGCCGGTCGACGTGCCGCAGGAGTTCCTGAAAGAGCTCGCGAGCGGCCTGGTCTACCACCGGGAAGCCTCGTTCGCAGCCATCTACGAGTCGGTCCGGAGCGGTCTGCAGAAGATGATGCTCACCAAGGGTGAGGTCCACGTGCTGACCGCGTCCGGTACCGGGGCAATGGAGGCAGCGGTATCAAATCTGATCAGCCCGGACGAGAAGGTGCTGGTGGCAACCGCGGGCCGTTTCGGCGAGCGGTGGCGGGAGATAAACCTGCGGTTCGGGGCCTTTGTCGACGAACTGAGTCGGCCTTACGGAGAGTCGATCCCGCCCGAGGAGTTGGAGCGGAGGCTTCTTGCCAACGACTCGGCCCGTTGTGTCTTCACGACCCTGACCGAGACCTCTACCGGCGTTCTGCACGACGTACGGGCATTCGGTGAGATATGCCACCGGCTCAACCGCATTCTCGTCGTCGACGCGGTTGCCGGTCTCGGGGCCGACGAGCTGCGGATGGATGATTGGCATGTCGACGTCGTGGTGGGCGGAAGCCAGAAGGGGCTGGCGGTGCCTCCCGGCGTGTCGTTCGTTGCTCTCAGCCAGCGCGCGGCCGAGCGAGTCGATCGGGCCAGAGCGCCGCGCTACTACTTTGATCTGCGTATCGCTCGACGCTACGCGGCCAAGGGACAGACTTCCTGGACCCCGGCTATCTCCATCATCTACGCTCTGGACCTGAGTCTCAAGCGCTTGAATCGAACCGGCATGCAGAAGTACTGGAAGGCTCACCGGGAGATCGGCGATTTGATGCGGGCAAAGGCAACGGCCCTCGGCCTCGAGCTTTTCCCCAAGCGGGCCTCGAACTCCCTGACCGTGATGAAGATGCCCCAGGGCGTAGACGGCGTCAAGGTCGTTGACATCTGCAAGAAGCGCGACAAGATACTGCTGGCCAACGGTCAGGGCGACATGCGCGGCAAGATTGTAAGAATCGGGCATATGGGACCGGTCACAAAAGTGGAGATGGCCAAAGTGTTCGGTTGTTTCCAGCGTGCGCTGAAACAAGTCCGAGGCCGCGCCAAGAAGTAG
- a CDS encoding GWxTD domain-containing protein, with product MSTSLILCLAFTGALDFSVDWSAFRERVDSSRVEFFYAIPYDQLLYTQTADSGLVAEFSVRLEFAGLDNSFRQEGTVLKRARIRSFQEAFAAQRNFVDGFSVTAPPGRYRFTVAVAETSSSGQTDGIREDTILLEGFSGGLALGSLQVGSTALTDTATGAVSVIPNPTRRFSDKGLEALYVYYEGYDLSPESATYRVRAAIFRSREGKEDTLVETPLLSKPKQGTAVAYALGVSVAGVDPGAYTLGLELTDVATRRSVTASREFVIGSLAPETGVSGPGLDSLGPYERKYYDQIQYLATPKQVAYYKALSDTGKMSYLAKFWGVRNLKEFSRRMETAAGRFQQPKVAGYNTDRGRVYVKYGEPDAVEQKVVEAETRPREYWHYYNTGSVFVFIDIRGDANYRLAWTNAKDEPKTGLESYLTPEEQSQFK from the coding sequence ATGAGCACGAGCCTCATTCTTTGTCTGGCTTTCACCGGGGCGCTCGATTTCAGCGTCGACTGGTCGGCATTCAGGGAGAGGGTGGATTCCAGTCGGGTTGAGTTCTTCTACGCGATACCCTACGACCAGTTGCTGTATACCCAGACTGCTGACAGCGGACTGGTGGCCGAGTTCAGTGTGCGGCTTGAATTCGCGGGTCTGGACAACAGCTTCCGCCAGGAGGGCACGGTTCTGAAGCGGGCTCGCATCCGGAGTTTCCAGGAGGCGTTTGCGGCGCAGCGCAACTTCGTCGATGGTTTCAGCGTAACCGCGCCCCCGGGTAGGTACCGGTTCACGGTAGCAGTTGCCGAAACGAGTTCGTCCGGTCAGACCGATGGCATCCGTGAGGATACCATCCTGCTGGAGGGATTCAGCGGCGGTCTCGCCCTGGGTTCGCTGCAGGTCGGCTCTACCGCTCTGACCGACACCGCCACGGGCGCGGTCTCGGTCATACCCAATCCCACGCGCAGGTTTTCGGACAAGGGGCTCGAGGCGCTGTACGTCTACTACGAAGGCTATGACCTGAGTCCCGAGAGCGCAACCTATCGAGTCAGGGCGGCAATCTTTCGCAGCCGGGAGGGCAAAGAGGACACGTTGGTCGAGACCCCGCTCTTGTCAAAGCCGAAGCAGGGAACGGCTGTAGCATATGCGCTGGGGGTGAGCGTGGCGGGCGTAGACCCCGGAGCCTACACTCTTGGTCTTGAGTTGACTGATGTCGCTACCCGGCGTTCCGTGACCGCCAGCCGGGAGTTTGTCATCGGCTCGTTGGCGCCGGAGACAGGTGTGTCCGGGCCAGGCCTCGACAGCCTGGGTCCGTACGAACGCAAGTACTACGACCAGATCCAGTACCTGGCGACTCCAAAACAGGTAGCATACTACAAGGCGTTGTCGGATACGGGCAAGATGTCATACCTGGCGAAGTTCTGGGGCGTTCGAAACCTGAAGGAGTTCAGTCGGCGGATGGAGACGGCTGCGGGCAGATTCCAGCAGCCCAAGGTCGCCGGCTACAATACCGACCGCGGCCGGGTCTACGTCAAGTATGGAGAGCCGGATGCGGTCGAGCAGAAGGTGGTTGAGGCCGAGACGCGACCCCGCGAGTACTGGCACTACTACAACACAGGCAGTGTTTTCGTCTTCATTGACATCCGGGGTGATGCCAACTATCGGCTGGCCTGGACCAATGCCAAAGACGAACCGAAGACCGGTTTGGAGTCCTACCTGACTCCGGAAGAACAGAGCCAGTTCAAGTAG
- a CDS encoding GNAT family N-acetyltransferase, which produces MEIRSIRPEELEACCAFGGTGWLANVVGRIWEEGTSSPELSFVAEDGGRPVGRVFFHRRSSPTEMAMFGTHIGSSVDFFATGTFLLNGALARLSERGVAGVEYAIHDVYDPDPTLYKALVEAVGFRQRQEKKRYVWQNTGSALRVRLRLEFRPMSDEGEDAFAAAVGRVTVGTLDRQDRVRIRKHGAAETARWYMRILREGEFKPSEWLLGYLADGRLCGLVVPKRMDKREGTIEYIGVVPELRGHGYGFDLLVKGTAMLQQNGFGTVVAETDSENLPFCAELERATYVHRGTLRSFRCDLGRGAGGCSPTPGEA; this is translated from the coding sequence ATGGAGATCAGGTCTATCCGGCCCGAGGAGCTCGAGGCATGCTGTGCCTTTGGCGGTACCGGCTGGCTGGCCAACGTGGTCGGGAGAATCTGGGAAGAGGGGACGAGTTCGCCCGAGCTTTCCTTCGTCGCCGAAGACGGCGGCAGGCCGGTGGGCAGGGTCTTCTTTCACCGCCGTTCGTCACCCACCGAGATGGCCATGTTCGGAACGCACATCGGCTCGTCAGTCGATTTCTTTGCGACCGGTACTTTTCTGTTGAACGGGGCGCTGGCCAGGTTGAGTGAGAGGGGAGTAGCCGGGGTCGAGTACGCCATCCATGATGTCTACGACCCTGACCCGACACTGTACAAGGCGCTCGTTGAGGCGGTCGGGTTCAGACAGCGCCAGGAGAAGAAGCGCTATGTCTGGCAGAACACCGGCTCCGCACTCCGGGTTCGGCTCAGGCTTGAGTTCAGGCCCATGTCCGACGAAGGCGAGGACGCATTCGCCGCCGCAGTCGGACGGGTTACTGTAGGCACGCTTGATCGTCAGGATAGAGTCCGCATCAGGAAACACGGCGCGGCGGAGACGGCCCGCTGGTACATGCGGATTCTAAGGGAAGGGGAGTTCAAACCGTCCGAGTGGCTGCTCGGCTATCTTGCCGACGGAAGACTCTGCGGGTTGGTGGTACCGAAGCGGATGGACAAAAGGGAAGGAACGATTGAATACATCGGCGTGGTTCCGGAACTGCGTGGTCACGGGTACGGATTTGATCTGCTCGTGAAGGGGACGGCAATGCTCCAGCAGAACGGATTCGGCACAGTCGTGGCCGAGACAGATTCGGAGAACCTGCCATTCTGCGCGGAGCTCGAACGGGCCACGTACGTGCATCGCGGCACGCTGCGTAGTTTCCGTTGTGACCTCGGGCGCGGGGCGGGCGGCTGTTCGCCAACACCGGGAGAGGCATGA